In Porites lutea chromosome 1, jaPorLute2.1, whole genome shotgun sequence, a single genomic region encodes these proteins:
- the LOC140931670 gene encoding uncharacterized protein yields MAAICGIKPRIRIHRNDTAAYLNDMILVTVNGCLAIFAILSNLVIIVIVIKTPTLQKPCNILLSNLAFADFLRGVIVQPMLIVWRLFFQRARQSCLHQVLVFDMFHTLQVLTVGLSFVNVIIISFDRHYALDRPLVYITRATKTGAVKVTIFANIVWLLLTILLQSTLPPLPGFILGTCFAALFMIVPPVNYMRALLAIRRHNAQLGDAVTLQMSIILQREKRVAVDMCIVAGLLFAALSPGLLISTVQKPYPRLHSILLPWSLTMPFIPSAANPLIYFVRNNNMRNAFKFNINM; encoded by the exons ATGGCTGCCATTTGCGGAATAAAACCCCGGATTCGAATACACAGGAACGACACAGCCGCCTACCTAAATGATATGATACTCGTAACTGTCAACGGATGTCTTGCCATATTTGCAATTCTTAGCAACCTAGTCATCATTGTCATAGTAATCAAGACCCCCACCTTACAGAAGCCGTGCAACATTCTACTGAGCAACCTGGCTTTTGCAGATTTCCTCAGAGGAGTTATCGTCCAGCCCATGCTTATTGTGTGGCGACTATTTTTTCAAAGAGCCCGGCAGTCATGTCTACATCAAGTTCTGGTGTTTGATATGTTTCACACTTTGCAAGTGCTGACAGTTGGTTTATCATTTGTCAACGTTATAATTATTAGTTTTGATCGCCACTATGCCTTGGACAGACCTCTGGTGTATATAACTCGCGCCACTAAAACAG GAGCAGTTAAAGTTACCATCTTCGCAAACATAGTCTGGCTGTTGTTAACAATCCTACTTCAATCCACTTTGCCTCCTCTACCAGGCTTCATTTTGGGGACTTGTTTTGCTGCGCTTTTTATGATTGTCCCTCCTGTCAATTACATGAGAGCATTGCTCGCTATTCGTCGTCATAACGCTCAGTTGGGTGATGCAGTTACGCTCCAGATGTCAATAATATTGCAGCGCGAGAAAAGAGTTGCAGTTGACATGTGCATTGTCGCCGGCTTGTTGTTCGCCGCTCTGTCACCAGGTCTTTTGATATCGACTGTTCAAAAGCCATATCCTCGACTACACTCCATTCTGCTCCCTTGGAGTTTGACAATGCCGTTTATTCCGTCCGCTGCGAATCCACTTATTTACTTTGTACGTAATAACAACATGAGAAATGCCTTTAAATTTAATATCAACATGTAA
- the LOC140931684 gene encoding 5-hydroxytryptamine receptor 1A-like yields the protein MAAICGLQPWIGINRNDKAAYLNDMLLVAVNGSFAVFAFLSNLAIIFTIIKTPSLQKSCNILLCNLAFADCLTGVIAQPMFVVWRLLFQRAQQSCLHQVLVFDVYYTLQVLTVGLSFVNVLVISFDRHYALARPLEYITRATKTGAVKVTIFANIIWLFLTIVLQFTLPPLPGFIFVTSFGVLFLIVPPVNYVRALLAIRHHNAQLGDEVTLQMSIILQREKRVALDMFIVAGLLFASLSPALSMSTVQKRYPRLHSILLPWSLTMSFIPSAANPLIYVLRNKKMRNAFKSIINM from the exons atggctgccattTGCGGATTACAACCCTGGATTGGAATAAACAGGAACGACAAAGCTGCCTACCTCAATGACATGCTACTAGTTGCTGTCAACGGATCGTTTGCCGTTTTTGCATTTCTTAGCAACCTGGCCATCATTTTCACTATAATCAAGACCCCCTCCTTACAGAAGTCGTGCAACATTCTACTATGTAACTTAGCCTTCGCAGATTGTCTCACGGGAGTTATCGCTCAGCCCATGTTCGTTGTGTGGAGACTTCTTTTTCAAAGAGCCCAGCAGTCATGTCTACATCAAGTTCTGGTGTTTGATGTGTATTACACTTTACAAGTGCTTACCGTTGGCTTATCGTTTGTCAACGTTCTAGTTATCAGTTTTGATCGCCATTATGCCTTAGCCAGACCTCTGGAGTACATTACTCGCGCCACTAAAACAG GAGCAGTTAAAGTTACCATCTTCGCAAACATTATCTGGCTTTTTTTAACAATCGTACTTCAATTTACTTTGCCTCCTCTACCAGGCTTCATTTTCGTGACTTCCTTTGGTGTGCTGTTTCTGATTGTCCCTCCAGTCAATTATGTTAGAGCCCTACTCGCTATTCGTCATCATAACGCTCAGCTGGGTGATGAAGTTACGCTCCAGATGTCAATAATATTGCAGCGCGAGAAGAGAGTTGCACTTGACATGTTCATTGTCGCCGGCTTGCTGTTTGCTTCTCTCTCACCAGCTCTTTCCATGTCAACTGTTCAAAAGCGATATCCTCGACTACACTCCATTCTGCTCCCTTGGAGTTTGACAATGTCGTTTATTCCGTCCGCTGCGAATCCACTCATTTACGTTTTACGTAATAAGAAAATGAGGAATGCCTTTAAATCTATTATCAACATGTAA
- the LOC140931695 gene encoding uncharacterized protein — protein sequence MDTYEITFCGLPSWIGIQRNDTVAFINNIVLVAVNGSSAIFAFLSNLAVIVTIIKTPSLQKPCNILLCSLAIADCLTGATAQPMFIVWRFFLQRAQQSCLHQVLVFDVYYTTYFFTVGLSFVNIVIISFDRLFALSRPLVYITEVSKSGEVIISYQRY from the coding sequence ATGGACACCTATGAGATAACCTTTTGTGGACTACCAAGCTGGATTGGAATACAGAGGAACGACACGGTTGCCTTCATAAACAACATTGTACTCGTTGCTGTCAATGGATCTTCTGCCATCTTTGCATTCCTTAGTAACCTGGCCGTCATTGTTACAATCATCAAGACCCCCTCCTTACAGAAGCCATGCAACATTTTGCTGTGTAGCCTGGCCATCGCAGATTGCCTTACTGGAGCTACTGCTCAGCCCATGTTTATCGTGTggcgtttttttcttcaaagagcCCAGCAGTCATGTCTGCATCAAGTTCTGGTGTTTGACGTGTATTACACTACCTATTTCTTTACCGTTGGTTTATCTTTCGTCAACATTGTTATCATCAGTTTTGATCGCCTATTTGCCTTGTCTAGACCTTTAGTGTATATAACTGAGGTGTCTAAATCAGGTGAGGTTATTATCAGTTATCAgagatattag